Sequence from the Sphingobacteriaceae bacterium GW460-11-11-14-LB5 genome:
AGCGAAATACTGCCCTTTGCAAAAGCAGCACAAGCCCTGTGCGAAAAATATGGCGCCAAACTCATTATAAACGATTTTCCACACCTCGCTAAAGCCGTAGGCAGTTATGGCGTACACCTGGGTTTACAGGATATGCCCATTGCCGAAGCCCGGAAAATCATCAACCCGACACAAATTATTGGTGGTACAGCCAATACCTTCGAACACATTTTACAACGGGTAGCCGAAGGTGCCGATTACATTGGACTTGGCCCTTTCCGTTTTACCAGAACCAAAGAAAACCTGAGCCCCATCGTAGGGCTGGAAGGTTACCATAAATTAATGGAAAGAGTAAGAAAGGCCGGTATCAGCACCCCGATTATTGCCATAGGCGGTATCGAAGCCGAAGATATTCCTGCCATACTCGAAACCGGTATTTATGGTGTTGCGGTATCGGCAGCACTCACCAACCAAATCCAAACTTCGGCAGTATTAGCCGAAATTAACAGCAAATTCACCGTGCATTCGCTTTAAAACAACAGCTATGTTAACAATTGCAAATCAAACCTTTAGCTCGCGCCTCTTTACCGGAACAGGAAAATTTAGTTCGGCCAGGGAAATGGAAAGCGCATTAATTGCTTCGGCCTCTGAACTGATTACCGTGGCCCTTAAACGTGTCGATT
This genomic interval carries:
- a CDS encoding thiamine-phosphate diphosphorylase, with the protein product MIIQPLQYISQAPRTGNHLDAIEAVLQAGGKWIQLRIKNQAESEILPFAKAAQALCEKYGAKLIINDFPHLAKAVGSYGVHLGLQDMPIAEARKIINPTQIIGGTANTFEHILQRVAEGADYIGLGPFRFTRTKENLSPIVGLEGYHKLMERVRKAGISTPIIAIGGIEAEDIPAILETGIYGVAVSAALTNQIQTSAVLAEINSKFTVHSL